The following are from one region of the Haloactinomyces albus genome:
- a CDS encoding plasma-membrane proton-efflux P-type ATPase, whose translation MSEHRDSKSTARSRTHGVDHADTPEQQDGDTGQEQHDQEQSEGPPDARHDEDRRADEGLGSEEGLSGDEAARRFERYGANELGEQNRSTIVEFLRHFWGPIPWMIEAAAVLSAASGKWPDLAVILVLLLINGVVGFWQEHQAGRAIEALKQQVAVHARVKRGRDWHEIPAREVVPGDLAHVGVDQIVPADGRLLAGGISADESALTGESLPVGKEPGDAVYSGSSTSRGDAHVRVTATGLRTRFGHTAELVQGEAPPSHFRQAVLRIGRYLIALSLVLVTVIITVSLLRGNPLATTLELALVVTIASVPVALPTVLSVTMAAGARALARRKAIVSRLPALEELAGMQILLVDKTGTITRNEITVHDAVGVDTGSGDAAGSDEILLAAALASQQDGRDPIDLAIFDATEEEWLARYELLDFTPFDPQLKRTRGRARGPDGHEFHVAKGAVQAITDLAEAGSDLRQQVEEQARGFGEQGMRTLAVARADDDGDWRFLGVLALRNPPRADAAETLEQAADLGLQVRMLTGDRVEIGKQVAGEVGLGDDVRQAEAVRDAADERELAEQVDTVSGFAQVVPEDKYRIAAALQDRDQIVGMTGDGVNDTPALRRAEVGIAVAGSTDAARAASEVVLTEPGLSVIVEALRRSRETFRRMTNYTIYRISETIRIVVFVTVAIAALGIFPINPIQVILLALLNDLAILSIAYDRAEPASKPARWRMRQVLGVGSALGLVGVVSSFVLVVLAQGPLGITGPAITTLVYLKLSVAGHLTYFAARTRGPFWSSWPTAIVLAAVIGTQILATTIALTGFLMPSIGWSQVGLAWGWSVIWLFAIDATKVLLNRRLATDQDPGNTEAGTDRAQDPSSHRTQERG comes from the coding sequence ATGAGCGAGCACCGCGACTCGAAGAGCACGGCTCGCTCTCGGACGCACGGGGTCGATCATGCGGACACCCCCGAGCAGCAGGACGGTGACACCGGCCAGGAGCAGCATGACCAGGAGCAGAGCGAAGGGCCGCCCGACGCGCGGCACGATGAGGACCGGCGTGCCGACGAGGGTCTCGGCTCCGAGGAGGGCCTGTCCGGCGACGAGGCGGCCCGGCGGTTCGAGCGTTACGGCGCGAACGAGCTCGGCGAGCAAAACCGTTCCACGATCGTGGAGTTTCTCCGGCACTTCTGGGGGCCGATCCCGTGGATGATCGAGGCGGCCGCCGTGCTCTCCGCCGCCAGCGGGAAGTGGCCGGATCTGGCGGTCATCCTGGTGCTGCTGCTGATCAACGGTGTGGTGGGCTTCTGGCAGGAGCACCAGGCCGGTAGGGCGATCGAAGCACTCAAGCAGCAGGTGGCCGTGCACGCCCGGGTCAAACGAGGCCGCGATTGGCACGAGATCCCCGCGCGGGAGGTGGTCCCGGGGGACCTCGCGCACGTGGGTGTGGACCAGATCGTCCCGGCTGACGGGCGGCTGCTGGCCGGCGGTATCTCCGCGGACGAGTCGGCACTGACCGGTGAATCCCTGCCGGTCGGCAAAGAACCGGGCGATGCGGTGTATTCCGGGTCATCGACATCGCGCGGGGATGCGCATGTGCGGGTGACCGCCACCGGGCTGCGCACACGCTTCGGACACACCGCCGAACTGGTGCAGGGCGAGGCACCACCGTCGCACTTCCGGCAGGCGGTGCTGCGGATCGGTCGCTACCTCATCGCGCTGTCGTTGGTGCTGGTCACCGTGATTATCACCGTGTCGTTGCTGCGCGGCAATCCGCTGGCCACAACCCTCGAGCTCGCTCTGGTCGTCACGATCGCCTCGGTGCCGGTGGCGCTGCCCACGGTGCTGTCGGTGACGATGGCCGCCGGTGCTCGCGCACTCGCCCGCAGGAAAGCCATCGTCAGCCGACTGCCCGCACTGGAGGAACTGGCCGGGATGCAGATCCTGCTGGTCGACAAGACCGGCACGATCACCCGCAACGAAATCACCGTCCACGATGCGGTCGGTGTGGACACCGGAAGCGGGGATGCCGCCGGCTCGGACGAGATCCTGCTCGCCGCCGCGCTCGCCTCCCAGCAGGACGGTAGGGACCCCATCGATCTGGCCATCTTCGACGCAACCGAGGAGGAATGGCTGGCCAGGTACGAACTGCTCGACTTCACACCGTTCGACCCGCAACTCAAACGCACCCGGGGCCGCGCGCGAGGGCCGGACGGTCACGAATTCCATGTGGCCAAAGGGGCTGTGCAGGCGATCACCGACCTGGCCGAGGCGGGCAGCGATCTGCGTCAACAGGTCGAGGAGCAGGCACGCGGATTCGGCGAGCAGGGCATGCGCACGCTGGCCGTCGCGCGCGCCGACGACGACGGCGACTGGCGCTTCCTCGGAGTACTGGCCTTGCGTAACCCACCGCGCGCGGACGCCGCCGAGACACTGGAACAGGCAGCCGATCTCGGTCTGCAGGTGCGCATGCTCACCGGTGACCGAGTGGAGATCGGCAAGCAGGTGGCAGGCGAGGTCGGCTTGGGCGATGACGTCCGACAAGCCGAAGCCGTCCGGGATGCCGCCGACGAACGCGAACTCGCCGAGCAGGTGGACACGGTCAGCGGCTTTGCCCAGGTGGTGCCCGAGGACAAGTACCGCATAGCCGCCGCCTTGCAGGACCGCGATCAGATCGTGGGCATGACCGGCGATGGCGTCAACGACACCCCCGCGCTGCGGCGCGCCGAGGTCGGCATCGCCGTGGCGGGGTCGACCGATGCCGCCCGAGCGGCCTCCGAGGTCGTACTCACCGAGCCCGGACTGTCGGTCATCGTCGAGGCGCTGCGCCGCAGCCGGGAGACGTTCCGGCGAATGACCAACTACACCATCTACCGCATCAGCGAAACGATCCGCATCGTCGTGTTCGTCACGGTGGCCATCGCAGCGCTCGGCATCTTCCCGATCAACCCGATTCAGGTGATCCTGCTGGCGCTGCTCAACGACCTGGCCATCCTGTCCATCGCCTATGACCGAGCCGAACCGGCAAGCAAACCCGCACGATGGCGGATGCGCCAAGTGCTGGGCGTGGGTTCCGCACTCGGGCTCGTCGGCGTGGTGTCCTCATTCGTGCTGGTCGTGCTCGCCCAGGGCCCGCTCGGCATCACCGGCCCCGCCATCACCACGCTGGTCTACCTCAAGCTGTCCGTGGCGGGCCATCTGACCTACTTCGCGGCGCGCACCCGCGGCCCCTTCTGGTCCTCCTGGCCCACTGCGATCGTCCTGGCTGCTGTGATCGGTACCCAGATCCTGGCCACCACCATCGCGCTGACCGGCTTTCTCATGCCGTCCATCGGCTGGTCGCAGGTCGGGCTCGCCTGGGGATGGTCCGTCATCTGGCTGTTCGCCATCGACGCGACCAAAGTACTCCTCAATCGACGGTTGGCAACGGATCAGGATCCGGGAAATACCGAAGCCGGCACCGACCGCGCTCAGGACCCCTCTTCGCACCGCACGCAGGAACGTGGCTAA
- a CDS encoding NAD(P)H-dependent flavin oxidoreductase, whose protein sequence is MPITTRATELLGIEHPIVLAPMDDVAGGELAAAVSRAGGLGMIGGGYGDADWLSGQFDAADGVRVGCGFITWSLARQPALLDRALQRSPAAVMLSFGDPVPFAERIKASGALLLCQVQNREHAERALEAGADLLVAQGNEAGGHGYGSRTTLTLVPEIADLVARRGLDVAVLAAGGIADGRGMAAALTLGASGVLVGTRFYAAAEALSTPQARDRAVAAAGEDVRRTTVYDIVRGHPWPDGHTISVLGNDFVSRWHGAEPELHRNLESATADYRSAVDNRDYTVANVTVGQATGLVDSVLPAADIVTAMAEHAGTTLSVLAR, encoded by the coding sequence ATGCCGATCACGACGCGAGCGACCGAGCTTCTCGGTATCGAGCACCCGATCGTGCTGGCTCCCATGGACGACGTCGCCGGTGGTGAACTGGCAGCGGCCGTCAGCCGCGCAGGCGGGCTCGGCATGATCGGGGGAGGCTACGGCGATGCGGATTGGTTGTCCGGTCAGTTCGATGCCGCCGACGGTGTCCGTGTGGGCTGTGGGTTCATCACCTGGTCTCTGGCGCGGCAACCGGCCCTGCTCGATCGTGCTCTGCAGCGCAGCCCGGCAGCTGTCATGCTCTCGTTCGGTGATCCGGTGCCGTTCGCGGAGCGGATCAAAGCCTCCGGCGCGCTGCTGCTGTGCCAGGTTCAAAACCGTGAGCACGCCGAACGCGCGCTTGAGGCGGGAGCCGACCTTCTCGTGGCACAGGGTAATGAGGCCGGCGGCCACGGGTACGGATCTCGCACCACGCTGACACTGGTCCCGGAGATCGCCGATCTGGTCGCCCGGCGCGGCCTCGATGTCGCTGTTCTGGCCGCGGGAGGGATCGCCGACGGCCGAGGAATGGCGGCCGCGCTGACCTTGGGGGCTTCCGGTGTCCTGGTCGGCACCCGCTTTTACGCGGCCGCGGAAGCCTTGAGCACTCCACAGGCGCGCGACCGCGCGGTGGCCGCCGCGGGAGAGGACGTGCGCCGGACCACGGTCTACGACATCGTGCGAGGTCATCCTTGGCCGGACGGGCATACCATCAGCGTGCTCGGCAATGACTTCGTGTCCCGGTGGCACGGTGCCGAGCCCGAGCTCCACCGCAACCTCGAATCCGCCACCGCGGACTACCGGAGCGCCGTCGACAACCGCGACTACACCGTCGCCAATGTCACCGTCGGTCAAGCGACGGGTCTCGTCGACTCCGTCCTGCCCGCCGCCGACATCGTCACCGCCATGGCCGAGCACGCCGGCACGACGCTGAGCGTGCTCGCTCGGTAA
- a CDS encoding cation-translocating P-type ATPase, with protein MHDPRNAEQGGLVSEHLQGLAGVRRAEVNAALGCVVVSHDSEWIDVAELIDAVDKVEDAGGLADEPYAEASAIHPANPGNALGHAVVIGANISGLGYAAVTRALPVPALPESIPAMLTTADSSPKVRGTLESHLGRAGTDLLFSLGNAAAHTLAQQPTSLVTDSAFRFCLLRESQAAQRSWVRWDKEFGAHTDAYRNAAQHVEDRPGSLPSGPVERAAHSSLLAGPAAFAAALGATWNLQRAQGFLVAAAPRPAQLGRDAFAAQLGFGLAERGALVLDPRALRTLDRIDTVVIDAASLPTGRRAVQDLVALTDDVDSAELWERAHALIGAEEENAPSPDGWTIHTVRSRSDLPEHWRDSLRLPATPGGQVVALNRNADTVAVLEVVDELDPLTDELVAASRAVGSVRIAGRGSRLAERLDVEDAVPGGTHLAWSVRELQAEGRGVAVVSSHGGTGLAAADLGIGIARGTAPPWGSHVFSGPGMGESCALLRLIPFARTVSLRSAQFATAASVGGALLALLGPASRSQARAGIPVSTASVLALGAGTWWGIQAARRPVPHVAPRTPWHAMSSSKVLERLDSSPAGLSDEQARHRIADRGERPEHQRVGLLHASLEELEGPLTPALAGGAALSAGIGAITDAAVIGAVLGMNALIGGVQRLKADRALGELLQASTIPVALRRNGTQADVAADELVPGDVVDLVSGDSVPADCRLLEAEGIEVDESSLTGESQLVTKTEAATPAAAVADRRSMLYQGTAVAAGQASAVVVAIGSDTEAGRAVGTEDGRTRTGGVAARLRSLAKTTVPLCAGAGVVLLIADLLRGRAMGVAVGRAVSLAVAAVPEGLPFVATAAELASAQRLSQRGALVRNSSTIEALGRAQALCFDKTGTLTEGRISLRYVSDGTHSLPVEEAEEAQRTVVGAALRASPAGESGEALPHPTDRAVVEGAQELGVPPEEGMPGWRRVEELPFEPSRSYHAVLGSSDQGQLLSVKGAPEVVLAQCTHWRADGGRVLLDDAARQSMTEEMDRLARMGFRVLAVAERPASDRRDLDESRIRDLTLSGMIALADTIRPTAAESVAQLQQAGVQIVMVTGDHPSTAQAIAADLGVLNGHRVITGPDLDSLDDGQLSEVVGDVAVFARVTPEQKARIVRALQSIDRIVAVTGDGANDAPAIRLADIGIALGAHATPAAREAADLVVTDDRIETIVDAIVEGRAMWASVRDSLAILLGGNLGEIGYTVITGLVTPQGGMNARQLLLVNVLTDVLPAMAIAVRPPPQVTPQMLLAEGPEASLGSALTRDIYRRGAITAGAATAAWFLGRMTGTARHASTVALVALISAQLGQTLVIRGRTPLVIGCALASVAALVAVVQTPGLSQFFGCTPMWPHGWGIALGATTAATLVSLAFQ; from the coding sequence GTGCATGATCCCCGGAACGCGGAGCAGGGCGGGCTCGTCTCCGAGCACCTGCAGGGCCTCGCCGGGGTGCGGCGGGCGGAAGTCAATGCGGCACTGGGGTGCGTGGTCGTCAGTCACGACTCGGAGTGGATCGACGTAGCCGAGCTGATCGATGCGGTGGACAAGGTCGAGGACGCCGGCGGGTTGGCGGACGAGCCCTATGCCGAGGCCAGTGCCATCCACCCGGCGAATCCCGGCAACGCTCTCGGTCACGCCGTCGTGATCGGAGCGAATATCAGCGGACTCGGTTATGCGGCGGTCACCCGCGCACTGCCGGTACCGGCCCTGCCCGAGTCGATTCCCGCCATGCTGACCACGGCCGATTCGTCACCGAAGGTTCGCGGGACGTTGGAGTCGCACCTGGGGAGAGCCGGAACCGACCTGTTGTTCAGTCTGGGTAATGCCGCGGCCCACACGCTGGCCCAGCAGCCGACGAGCCTGGTGACCGATTCCGCATTCCGGTTCTGCCTGCTGCGCGAGTCCCAGGCTGCGCAGCGCAGCTGGGTGCGGTGGGACAAGGAGTTCGGTGCCCATACCGACGCGTATCGCAACGCAGCCCAGCACGTGGAGGACCGCCCTGGCTCGCTGCCTTCCGGGCCGGTCGAGCGCGCCGCCCACAGCTCGCTGCTGGCCGGGCCCGCCGCTTTCGCCGCTGCGCTCGGTGCGACGTGGAATCTCCAACGTGCGCAGGGTTTTCTGGTGGCGGCCGCACCGCGTCCGGCACAGCTCGGCAGGGATGCGTTCGCCGCGCAACTGGGATTCGGACTCGCCGAAAGAGGTGCGCTCGTCCTGGATCCGCGTGCTCTGCGCACACTGGACCGGATCGACACGGTGGTGATCGACGCCGCCTCGCTGCCAACCGGGCGACGGGCCGTACAGGATCTGGTTGCGCTGACCGACGACGTCGACAGCGCGGAGTTGTGGGAACGCGCGCACGCGCTCATCGGTGCCGAGGAGGAAAATGCCCCCTCGCCCGACGGCTGGACCATCCACACCGTGCGCAGCCGCTCCGACCTGCCGGAACACTGGCGGGACAGTCTCCGGCTGCCCGCCACACCGGGTGGACAGGTCGTCGCGCTGAACCGGAACGCCGACACGGTCGCCGTGCTCGAAGTGGTGGATGAGCTGGATCCGCTCACCGACGAGCTGGTGGCTGCGTCCCGTGCGGTCGGATCGGTGCGGATCGCGGGGCGCGGAAGTCGCCTGGCCGAACGGCTCGATGTGGAAGACGCGGTCCCCGGGGGAACACACCTGGCGTGGTCCGTGCGCGAGTTGCAGGCCGAAGGCAGAGGTGTCGCCGTCGTCTCGTCGCACGGAGGCACGGGCCTTGCCGCCGCCGATCTGGGCATCGGGATCGCGCGAGGGACGGCCCCGCCGTGGGGGTCGCACGTGTTCAGCGGACCCGGCATGGGAGAAAGCTGCGCTTTACTCCGCTTGATTCCGTTCGCGCGCACGGTGAGCCTGCGTAGTGCCCAGTTCGCGACCGCGGCCTCGGTCGGTGGGGCGCTGCTGGCTCTGCTCGGGCCGGCCTCGCGAAGTCAGGCACGAGCCGGGATTCCCGTCTCCACCGCGAGTGTGCTCGCCCTCGGTGCGGGCACGTGGTGGGGTATCCAGGCCGCGCGGCGTCCGGTCCCGCATGTCGCCCCGCGCACTCCCTGGCACGCCATGTCCTCCTCCAAGGTGCTGGAGCGTTTGGACAGTTCCCCGGCGGGACTGTCCGATGAGCAGGCACGGCATCGCATCGCGGACCGGGGAGAACGGCCGGAGCACCAGCGGGTGGGATTGCTCCACGCGAGCCTGGAAGAACTGGAAGGACCGTTGACTCCGGCATTGGCAGGCGGTGCCGCGCTCTCGGCGGGTATCGGGGCCATCACGGACGCCGCCGTGATCGGTGCGGTCCTGGGCATGAATGCCCTGATCGGCGGCGTTCAGCGACTCAAGGCCGACCGTGCGCTGGGTGAACTCCTCCAAGCGAGCACGATTCCCGTTGCGCTACGCCGTAACGGCACCCAGGCCGACGTGGCCGCGGACGAGCTGGTGCCCGGCGATGTGGTCGATCTGGTTTCCGGAGACTCCGTACCGGCCGATTGCCGGCTGCTCGAGGCCGAGGGAATCGAGGTCGACGAGTCCAGTCTCACCGGGGAATCACAACTGGTCACCAAGACCGAGGCCGCGACACCCGCTGCGGCGGTGGCGGATCGGCGCAGCATGCTGTACCAGGGCACGGCCGTCGCCGCTGGGCAGGCGAGTGCGGTGGTGGTGGCGATCGGCTCGGACACCGAGGCCGGCCGGGCGGTGGGCACCGAGGACGGCCGAACTCGAACCGGCGGCGTGGCGGCACGGCTGCGCTCGCTGGCCAAGACCACGGTGCCGCTGTGCGCGGGCGCCGGAGTCGTGCTGCTGATCGCGGACCTGCTGCGTGGCCGAGCCATGGGAGTGGCGGTGGGGCGCGCGGTGAGTTTGGCCGTCGCCGCGGTCCCGGAGGGGCTGCCGTTCGTGGCCACCGCCGCGGAGTTGGCCTCGGCGCAGCGGCTGTCCCAGCGCGGGGCCCTGGTGCGCAACTCCTCGACCATCGAGGCTTTGGGGCGCGCCCAGGCGTTGTGCTTCGACAAGACCGGCACGTTGACCGAAGGGCGGATCTCGCTGCGCTACGTCTCGGACGGCACCCACAGCCTGCCCGTCGAAGAAGCGGAGGAGGCACAGCGCACCGTGGTCGGTGCGGCGCTGCGGGCCAGCCCGGCAGGGGAAAGCGGGGAAGCTCTGCCGCATCCCACGGATCGCGCCGTGGTCGAGGGAGCTCAGGAGCTCGGTGTGCCGCCGGAGGAGGGCATGCCGGGATGGCGGCGGGTCGAGGAGCTGCCGTTCGAGCCGTCCCGGTCCTACCATGCCGTGCTGGGGTCCTCCGACCAGGGACAGCTGCTCAGCGTCAAGGGTGCCCCCGAAGTCGTGCTGGCCCAATGCACGCACTGGCGCGCCGACGGTGGGCGAGTGCTGCTGGACGATGCCGCCCGACAGTCCATGACGGAGGAAATGGACCGGTTGGCGCGCATGGGTTTTCGGGTGCTCGCCGTTGCCGAGCGGCCCGCATCCGACCGGCGTGATCTCGACGAATCCCGGATCCGCGACCTGACTCTGTCCGGCATGATCGCCTTGGCGGACACGATTCGGCCCACAGCAGCCGAATCCGTGGCACAACTGCAGCAGGCCGGTGTCCAGATCGTCATGGTCACCGGCGATCACCCCAGTACGGCCCAGGCCATCGCCGCCGATCTGGGCGTGCTCAACGGGCATCGCGTGATCACCGGCCCGGACCTGGATTCCCTCGATGACGGGCAGCTGTCGGAGGTGGTCGGCGATGTGGCCGTGTTCGCGCGTGTCACTCCCGAGCAGAAGGCACGGATCGTCCGAGCATTGCAGAGCATCGATCGCATCGTTGCGGTGACCGGCGACGGTGCCAACGATGCACCCGCGATCCGGCTGGCCGACATCGGCATCGCCCTGGGAGCACACGCCACTCCGGCTGCACGCGAAGCCGCCGACCTCGTGGTCACCGACGATCGCATCGAGACCATCGTCGATGCCATCGTCGAAGGCCGTGCCATGTGGGCCTCCGTGCGTGATTCACTGGCGATCCTGCTCGGCGGCAACCTCGGCGAGATCGGCTACACCGTCATCACCGGACTCGTCACCCCCCAAGGGGGGATGAACGCACGGCAACTGTTGCTGGTCAACGTCCTCACCGATGTCCTGCCCGCGATGGCGATCGCGGTGCGTCCGCCACCCCAGGTCACCCCGCAAATGCTGCTGGCGGAAGGACCGGAGGCATCCCTGGGCTCCGCCCTGACCCGGGACATCTACCGCCGGGGAGCGATCACCGCCGGTGCCGCAACGGCGGCGTGGTTCCTCGGCCGCATGACGGGCACGGCCCGGCACGCCAGCACCGTCGCCCTCGTTGCTCTGATCAGTGCACAGCTCGGCCAGACCCTGGTCATCCGGGGACGTACGCCGCTGGTGATCGGATGCGCACTTGCCTCCGTGGCCGCCCTTGTCGCGGTCGTGCAAACCCCCGGCCTGAGCCAATTCTTCGGTTGCACCCCGATGTGGCCGCACGGCTGGGGCATCGCGCTCGGCGCCACCACTGCTGCGACCCTGGTCAGCTTGGCCTTCCAGTAA
- a CDS encoding DnaJ family domain-containing protein, whose translation MTDRKPPGVTFETWIDRQIREAAERGEFDDLPGAGKPLPDLDKAHDELWWIKQKAHREGLSTEALLPTPLQLRKEIERLPDTVRRLTSEQAVRDVAEELNLRIVDWLRAPSGPQVPVGPVNTENVVRQWRADRQAAASAAAEAAEDSEAPGVAAVAPAEQTTTERPSSPRTRWWHRIVRRHRKSG comes from the coding sequence ATGACAGACCGCAAGCCACCCGGCGTCACCTTCGAGACGTGGATCGACAGGCAGATCCGTGAGGCGGCGGAACGTGGTGAGTTCGACGACCTGCCCGGCGCGGGCAAACCCCTCCCCGACCTGGACAAGGCCCACGACGAACTGTGGTGGATCAAGCAGAAAGCACACCGTGAGGGCTTGTCGACCGAGGCACTGCTGCCCACGCCGCTGCAACTGCGCAAGGAGATCGAACGGCTGCCCGACACGGTCCGCAGGCTGACTTCCGAGCAGGCGGTGCGCGACGTCGCCGAGGAGCTCAACCTGCGAATCGTGGACTGGCTGCGGGCGCCGTCGGGCCCGCAGGTACCGGTCGGCCCGGTGAACACCGAGAACGTGGTGCGGCAGTGGCGCGCGGATCGGCAGGCCGCTGCCTCCGCTGCCGCTGAGGCAGCGGAGGATTCCGAGGCCCCTGGGGTCGCTGCGGTGGCACCTGCCGAGCAGACAACGACGGAACGGCCATCCTCGCCACGAACCCGCTGGTGGCACCGGATCGTCCGCCGACACCGCAAATCCGGCTGA
- a CDS encoding SMP-30/gluconolactonase/LRE family protein encodes MTAAEQITEPCAHHGEGPVWHADWSGLRWVDMLAGDVLTRDSDSGLVRRRHVGTAVAALRPRIGGGAVLALERGFALADDELTDIRPLGELWNDPGIRMNEGGCSPNGSFYCGSMAYDAAPGAGTLYRLDPAGEVHTVRTDVTISNGLAWSPDGTTAYYVDTPTQRIDAFDHADDEFTGRRTVVHIDPEAGAPDGLAVDSEGALWVALWGGGALHRYTTRGELLDIVELPVPRVTACTFGGPELDELYITTSRVDTDVKAHPEAGAVFRVSRTVPGLPPLPYLG; translated from the coding sequence GTGACCGCTGCCGAGCAGATCACGGAGCCATGCGCGCACCACGGTGAAGGCCCCGTGTGGCACGCCGACTGGAGCGGACTGCGCTGGGTGGACATGCTCGCAGGCGATGTCCTGACCCGCGACTCCGACTCGGGTCTCGTCCGACGACGACACGTGGGTACTGCCGTGGCGGCGTTGCGGCCACGCATCGGCGGGGGCGCGGTTCTGGCCCTGGAGCGCGGATTCGCCCTCGCCGATGACGAGCTCACCGACATTCGCCCCCTCGGCGAATTGTGGAACGATCCCGGCATCCGGATGAACGAAGGAGGCTGCTCCCCGAACGGCAGTTTCTACTGTGGGTCGATGGCCTACGATGCCGCGCCGGGCGCCGGGACTCTCTACCGCCTGGATCCCGCGGGCGAGGTGCACACCGTCCGCACCGACGTCACCATCTCGAACGGTTTGGCGTGGAGTCCCGACGGAACCACTGCGTACTATGTGGACACACCCACGCAGCGAATCGACGCCTTCGACCACGCCGATGACGAGTTCACCGGCCGACGGACGGTGGTACACATCGATCCCGAAGCCGGTGCTCCGGACGGGTTGGCCGTGGATTCCGAAGGAGCTCTGTGGGTTGCTTTGTGGGGTGGCGGAGCACTCCATCGCTACACCACCCGGGGCGAGCTGCTCGATATCGTCGAGCTTCCCGTGCCGCGTGTCACGGCCTGCACTTTCGGCGGCCCCGAGCTCGACGAGCTCTACATCACCACATCCCGCGTCGACACCGACGTCAAGGCCCACCCCGAGGCCGGGGCGGTGTTCCGGGTTTCCCGGACGGTGCCGGGTCTGCCCCCGCTCCCCTACCTGGGGTAG
- a CDS encoding aldehyde dehydrogenase (NADP(+)): MTTTEQTPTSAAELEAVLDGAARAAEPLAHLRPAQRAEFLRQVADALDKAGEELIEPARRESHLPESRLRGELVRTTFQLRLFGDVIDEGAYLGVTIDPPEKDWPTGARPDMRRMSLPLGPVVVFAASNFPFAFSVAGGDTAAALAAGCPVILKTHPGHPELSQRTGEIITAALASAGAPHGTFALIHGEEAGRDAITDPRVRAGAFTGSARGGRALFDLASARPDPIPFYAEMGSVNPVFVTPDAAAERAEDIAHGYLDSFTAGVGQFCTKPGLLFVPSEAIDAFERTLVSGVAQRAAAPMLNAGLEQAFRDALEPISGHESIRPLVSGDSTEDGTTPTLLRTSAEELIRHREPLTQECFGPVSILVGYSDEQELLEAVRLFTGELTSTVHGAEGEAIVPELFTELRKRAGRLIWNGWPTGVSVSHAMQHGGPYPATTAPTHTSVGTAAIERFLRPVCYQNTPSAVLPEALLDENPLGIPRRVNGHLELPEPRS, encoded by the coding sequence ATGACAACGACGGAGCAGACTCCCACCAGTGCCGCAGAGCTCGAAGCGGTACTCGACGGGGCAGCACGTGCCGCCGAACCTCTCGCCCACCTGCGGCCCGCCCAACGAGCGGAATTCCTCCGCCAGGTCGCCGACGCACTGGACAAGGCGGGAGAGGAACTGATCGAACCGGCCCGACGGGAATCCCACCTGCCCGAATCGCGGCTGCGGGGCGAACTCGTCCGCACGACCTTCCAACTGCGGTTGTTCGGTGACGTCATCGACGAAGGCGCCTACCTGGGGGTCACCATCGACCCGCCCGAGAAGGACTGGCCCACCGGCGCCCGTCCCGACATGCGGCGGATGTCGCTTCCGCTGGGGCCGGTGGTGGTGTTCGCGGCCAGTAACTTCCCCTTCGCATTCAGCGTGGCAGGCGGCGACACCGCCGCGGCGCTGGCGGCGGGGTGTCCCGTGATCCTCAAGACACATCCGGGTCACCCCGAACTCTCGCAGCGCACCGGTGAGATCATCACCGCGGCCCTGGCAAGTGCCGGAGCTCCGCACGGCACCTTCGCGCTCATCCACGGGGAAGAGGCGGGCCGCGACGCGATCACGGACCCCCGGGTGCGCGCGGGTGCGTTCACCGGTTCCGCACGCGGCGGTCGCGCCCTGTTCGACCTCGCCTCCGCACGGCCGGACCCGATCCCCTTCTACGCCGAGATGGGCAGCGTCAACCCGGTTTTCGTGACCCCGGATGCGGCCGCCGAACGTGCCGAGGACATCGCCCACGGCTACCTCGACTCCTTCACCGCAGGCGTCGGGCAATTCTGCACCAAGCCGGGCTTGCTGTTCGTGCCTTCCGAAGCAATCGATGCCTTCGAGCGGACCCTGGTTTCCGGGGTGGCGCAGCGGGCGGCCGCGCCGATGCTCAACGCCGGGCTCGAACAAGCATTCCGGGACGCCCTGGAACCGATCAGCGGACACGAGTCGATCCGTCCCCTCGTATCCGGCGACAGCACGGAGGACGGCACCACCCCGACCCTGCTGCGGACCAGTGCCGAGGAGCTGATCCGGCATCGCGAGCCGCTCACGCAGGAGTGCTTCGGCCCCGTGTCCATCCTCGTCGGCTACTCGGACGAGCAGGAACTCCTCGAAGCGGTCCGACTGTTCACGGGAGAGCTGACCTCCACCGTCCACGGAGCGGAGGGGGAAGCGATCGTGCCGGAGTTGTTCACCGAGCTCCGCAAGCGAGCGGGCCGCCTGATCTGGAACGGGTGGCCGACCGGTGTCAGCGTCAGCCACGCGATGCAGCACGGCGGCCCCTACCCCGCCACGACGGCCCCGACGCACACCTCCGTCGGTACTGCCGCCATCGAACGGTTCCTGCGTCCCGTCTGCTACCAGAACACACCGAGCGCGGTCCTTCCCGAAGCACTGCTCGACGAGAACCCGCTCGGTATCCCGCGACGGGTCAACGGCCATCTCGAACTGCCGGAGCCACGCTCGTGA